DNA from Streptomyces sp. NBC_01476:
TGACGGTGATCACCGGGGAGCCCTTGTCCGTGCCGAGGACGTCCGTGGTCGGACCGGGGACGACGATCGACACCGGCAGCGGCGCGAAGGCGGCCACCGCCAGCAGGGCCACCACGACCGCCGCGCACGCGGCGAGGGTCAGGGACCGGCGGGAGAGCGTAGGCATGCGCCCGACCCTATTTCACGACCGCACCGTCCTCGCCGCCGCCCGCGTCACGTTCCGCTCACGGTCCCCACGGAGCCGTCGGCCGGGGCGGGAGACGTCCGGGGCCCGCTGCCCCCGACTCCGGCGGGACTGTCAGCCGGACCGGGCGCCGGCCGTACGGGGGCGGTCAGCGCAGGGCGTCCGCGACCTCGGTGGCCGCCTCCACCACCCGCAGGCCCACCCGCTCGGGTACGGAGTCCGCCAGCATCACCACACCGACGCTGCCCTCGATGCCGGGTACGCCCAGCAGCGGGGCGGCGGCGCCGCTCGCGCCGGCCTCCAGCTCACCCTGGGTGAGGACGTAGCGGACCTGGTTGACGGGCCCGCCGGCCCCGATCGTACGGTCGGCACCGTCGGCGCGGGCCACCCCGGCCGCGGCCACCTCGGCGTAGACCCCCGCCGGGTCCGGCACCTCCTCGGCACCGTCCGCGGCGTCCGCGAACAGCTCCCAGCCGCGGCCGTCCGCGGCGGGCTGCATACCGCGGCCCGCCAGGATCGCCCGGCCGGCGGCACCGCGCTCCAGCGGGTGCCGGAAGCCGGTGCGGTAGGCCACGTGGTAATCCGTCCAGGTCGGCTCCACCACGGCGACGGCCAGCGCCTCCTTGCCGTCCACCAGCGTGAGGTGGGCGGTGGCCCCGATGTCCTCGGCCAGCGAACGCAGGGCGGGCAGCGCCGCCTCGCGCAGCAGCGGGTGCACCTGGTGGGCCAGGCCCAGCACCCCCAGGCCGACCCTGGCCCGGCCGCCGAGGTCGCGCCGGACCAGCGAGTGCTGCTCCAGCGTGGCCAGCAGCCGGTACACCACGGTGCGGTTGACCCCGAGCTTGGCGGCCAGCTCGGTCACCGTGAGCCCGTGGTCGGTGTCGGCGAGCAGTTTGAGGACCCTCAGGCCCCGGTCGAGCGTTTGAGACGTCTCCGCGGTCACGACGCCCCCTCCTCGTGAAATCGGCAGCGCATCTCACGGTCTCCAGAACGGAAACGCACTGCCGGTCCCGCGGCAGTGCGCGGAGAGGCCGCCGGGATTGGTCTTGATACCCGGCTGCGCTCCGCGGCTGCACTGCCACGGCGCGTGCGTGACCGGCACCGTAGCGAGCGGGTACCGCTCAGCGGAAGGGGTCGTCCACAATCCGGGCGCCGCCTTGACCGACCTTTGGGGTTCGACTGCGGACAGATCACCTACAATCCGGCGAACATCACCGCATCCGCGTCGCCCATTCCTGAACTTTTTTGATCCGCTCGGTCAGCTGACCCGCGGTCGCCTCCGCGCTGGGCGGACCGCCGCAGACCTTGCGCAGTTCGGTGTGGATCACGCCGTGCGGCTTGCCGCTCTGGTGGTTGTACGCGGCCACGAGCGTGTTCAGCTTCTTCCGCAGCTCCAGCAGCTGGCGGTGGCTGACCACCGGGCGCCGGTCGGCGGGCAGTTCGAGCAGGTCGGCCTCTTCGTCCGGTTTCTTCCTGCTGTGGGCGATATGCCGGGCCTGGCGGCGCTGGAGCAGCAGCTGCACCTGGTCCGGCTCCAGCAGGCCGGGGATGCCGAGGTAGTCCTGCTCCTCCTCGCTGCCCGGGTGGGCCTGCATCCCGAACTCGGCGCCGTCGTAGAGCACCCGGTCGAAGACCGCGTCGGACTCCAGCGCCTCGAAGGGCAGCATGTCGTCCTCGGTGGCCTCGTCCTCGCCCTTCTCGGCCTCCGCGAGGAGCTTGTCCTCCTCGGCGAACGGGTCCTCCTCGCCCTGCTTCTTCGGCTTGTCGAGCACGTGGTCGCGCTCGACCTCCATCTCGCCGGCGAACTCCAGCAGCATCGGGATGGTGGGGACGAAGACCGACGCGGTCTCACCGCGCCGCCGTGACCGTACGAAGCGGCCCACCGCCTGGGCGAAGAAGAGCGGCGTCGAGATGGTGGTGGCGTAGACGCCGACCGCCAGCCGGGGGACGTCCACGCCCTCCGACACCATGCGGACCGCGACCATCCAGCGGTCGTCGCTCTCGGTGAACTTCTCGATGCGTTTGGACGAGCCGGTGTCGTCGGACAGGACGATCGTCGCCTTGTGCCCGGTCAGCTCCTTGAGCAGCTTGGCGTAGGCGCGGGCCGAGTCCTGGTCGGTGGCGATGACCAGGCCGCCGGCGTCCGGGACGGCCTTGCGCACCTCGGTGAGCCGCTGGTCGGCGGCCCTGAGCACATTGGGGATCCACTCCCCGGTCGGCGCCAGCGCGGTCCGCCAGGCCTGGCCGATGGCGTCCTTGGTCATCGGCTCGCCGAGCCGCGCGGACAGTTCGTCACCGGCCTTGGTACGCCAGCGCATGTTGCCGCTGTAGCTGAGGAAGATCACCGGGCGCACCACGCCGTCGGCGAGCGCGCTGCCGTAGCCGTAGGTGTAGTCGGCGGAGCTGCGGCGGATGCCGTCGTTGCCCTCCTCGTAGGTCACGAAGGGGATCGGGTTGGTATCCGACCGGAAGGGCGTACCGGTCAGCGCGAGGCGGCGGGTGGCCGGTTCGAAGGCCTCCAGGCACGCCTCGCCCCACGACTTGCTGTCGCCCGCGTGGTGGATCTCGTCCAGGATCACCAGGGTCTTGCGCTGCTCGCAGCGGTTGCGGTGCAGCATCGGCCGCACGCCCACCCCGGCGTAGGTGACCGCGACCCCGTGGTACTCCCGTGAGACGGGCCCCGCGCTGTAGTCCGGGTCGAGCCTGATCCCTATCCGCGCCGCCGCGTCCGCCCACTGCGTCTTGAGGTGCTCGGTGGGCGCGACCACGGTGATCTGCTGCACCAGGTGGTTGTGGAGCAGGTACGAGGCCAGGGTCAGCGCGAAGGTGGTCTTCCCGGCGCCCGGTGTCGCCACCGCCAGGAAGTCCCGTGGCTGCTTCGCCACGTACTCGTCGATCGCCCCTTGCTGCCAGGCCCGCAGTTTGCCCGCCGTCCCCCAGGGGGCGCGCCCGGGAAAGGCGGGAGACAGGCTGTGATGCGGGTGCGAAGCGGTGGTAGTCACGTTCTCCGTCGGGGTCGGCGACACGGCTGCGGGTTCGCCCCGCGGGTCGTACGAAAACCGCCTCAGCCTATCGGTCGAGCCCCGCATCTCCGGTCCCCGACGCCGCGGCGCCCCCGGGTGCGACTCAGCTCACAACCGGCCCCCGGCGGCTCCCGGTCAGGGCCGGGGCCCGGGGCGGAGGCGGGTGGCTATGAAGGCGCCGGTCAGGGCGAGGGCGGCGGCCGGGAGGAAGACGGCGGCGAAGGCAGTGGGGTGGGCGGAGGTCGCGGTCGCCGCCGCGCCGGCCGCGGAGGGGGCCACGGAGCCGCCGCCGAGGGCGGCGAAGACGGTGCCGGCCGCGCCGACCAGCAGGACGTTGGAGAGGGCGTCGGAGACCTGCAGGGCGGCGGAGTTGGCGCCCGCGTCGGCGGGCGGTGAGAGCCGCAGCAGCAGGACGCCGATGGTGGAGATGGCCAGCCCCATCCCGAAACCGCCGACGGACCAGGCGACGGCCACCACCCAGGCGGGGACCGCGTGGTCGAGGGCGAGCGGGACCGCGGCGATGGCGGCGGCCGTACAGAGCAGGCCGACCTGCACGAGCCGTTCCCTGGACGCCTCGAACCCCGGCCGGGACTGGAGGTAGGAGCCCAGCGCCCAGGTGAGGCCGCCACCGGCCAGCGAGAGGCCCGCCAGCGTCGGCGACAGACCCCGCTGGGTGACCAGCATCAGCGGAATGAAGCTCTCGGCGGCGATGAACGTACCCGCGGCCATCCCCCGCATCAGCACCACCGTCGGAATCCCGCGCTTCGCCCGGAAGGTCCCGCGCGGCAGCAGCCGCAGCGCCGACGGTACGAGCAGGGCCGCGCCGGCCACCGCGGGCACGACCGAGACGGGCCGCAGGTCCTGCCCGGCGTACTGCAGCAGCACCGCACCGGTGGCCAGCGCCGCCGCGAGCCAGATCCGCCGCCCGTTCATCGCCGGCCGGCCGTCCTTCGCCGCGCCCTGCGCCGCGCCCCGCCCCGACAACCCGGAGCCCCCGGCCTCCGCTGCCTCCCGGGCGGTCCGCCGCAGCGCGGGCAGCATCACCATCACCGGCAGGACCACCAGGACCGGGATCGCCAGGAACACCCAGCGCCAGCCGAGCTGCTCGGTGACCGTGCCGGACACCAGCGGCCCGACGATGGAGGGTACGACCCAGGACGCCGAGAACGCCGCCATCACCGAGGGGCGCAGCCGCTCCGGGTACGCCCGCCCGACCACCACGTACAGCGCGACGATCACCAGCCCGGCGCCGAAGCCCTGGACCGCCCGGCCGAGCAGGAAGGGGCCCATCGACTGCGCGGTCCCGCTGACCACGAGCCCGGCCGCGAACCCCCCGATACCGACCGTGATCGGCGCCTGCGTACCGCTGCGGTCGCACCACTGGCCGCTGATCACCATCGCCAGCAGCGAGGTCGTGAAGAACCCGGAGAAGACGAAGGCGTACAGCCCGACGCCGTGCAGCTCGCGCGCCGCCACCGGCATCGCGGTCCCCACCGCGGTCGCCTCGAAGGCGATCAGCAGCACCACGGAGACGATCCCGAGCGTCAGCGCCCGGTACCGGCGGCCGAGCACCCCGTCGTCCCCTGCGCTCCCCCGCACCTGCTGCTCATCCCGCACCCGTACGCCAGTCACCCGCCCAGCGTAAGGGGCAAAGCCGCGTTACACCCCTGCCATGCGACCGGTCCTGTTTCCGCCCGCGGTCCTAAGACCCCCTTTGTGAACGCGGTATGGCAGTCCCATGGCGTGCCCCGCGCCGGCATTGACCCGCCCCGGCCGCACCCGGCATTGTCGAGGACACAGCACACGGCCGTGTGCCCGAGTGGTTGAGGGACTCGCCTGCAAAGCGAGTTACGCCGGTTCGATTCCGGTCACGGCCTCCGTACCGCAGGCTGACCAGCACGTTTCGTGGTCAGACAGGCTCCCTCATCGGTGAGGCATCCCACCGAAACCTGGGCTAGGCAAGTCGCTTGGACTCCTACGACTTGCTTAGACCCTGTCACCAGGGAGCCACCGTGCCAGCGAGGAAGACCCCTCTCCGCAGTGCCGCCAGAACGACAGAGGCCCGCACAGAGCAGACAGCCACACCCGCTCCGCTCCGGGTTCTCCAGGGCCGCTCAGGCTCTGACGTACGTACCGCGATGCTCGATGAGCTGGACCTGCATCTCAGCACGATCAACAACCGGTACGGCAGGCCGTACCAGCGCAAGACCATCAACGCCTACCGGTTCGCTGGTGTCGCTCTGCACAACTGGATGACAGAGACCTCCATAGAAGGGGACTTCACCTGTGTGGACGTAGCCACCCTCAACAGGTTCTTCCGGTGGCACTACCAGACACATGACCTGCCCAAGAGCCAGGACGGCAAGGGCGGGTACACAGGTGGCACCAACACGTTGCAACGGAACCTCCGTCCCCTCTTCCGCTACATAGAAGAGGAGTACGACCACCCAAGCCCTTACAGCAGTCCCAAGCTCCACAGGTACGCCACACCTCCTCTCGGCAAGCCCAAGACCCTGAGTGCCGAGTTCGTTCAGGACGTGCTCAAGGTGACTGGCAACGGTTCCTCGAAGGTGAGGGATTTCGAGACTGTCAGGGACCACGCCGTGATCCGGGTTCTCACAGAAGGTCTACGGGCTGAGGAGTTGCTGAACCTCCGGGTGCAGGATCTCGACCTGGCCAACCACACGGCCCTAGTCGTGCCGCTCAAGGGAAACAGGAACAGCACTGACGGCAGAACCATCCCTCTCCAGCCCAAGACCGTGAAGGCTCTCACTCGGTATCTCAGGGTCCGCTCTAGCCATGCCCTGTCGGAGTCGAATGGTTGGCTCTGGTTGGGTACTCGGTCACGGAAAGAGATGCAATACATGGGTCTATACCGGATGGTGAAGAAGAGGGCCGAGGAAGCTGGCTACGACCCTGCTGCGGTATCTCCTCACTCGTTCTGCCACACGTGGGCCGATGACCTTCAAACAGCCGGAGTGTCCGGAGAGAACATCATGGCTATCCGAGGATGGAAGTCTCCTGCCATGCTCCGGAGATACGGGGCTGACATGGCCTCCACCAGAGCAGTCAACGCTGTGCATGGACTTGGGGATAGATACTAGCTTCTCCTCCGGCGAGGAGCCCCCCTTCTCCTAAGCGACACGGGAAGAAGCTAGTCGGAATGGACAAACCGTAGATTAACGGTAAAATGGAAACTGTAGGCAGACGCTGCCCAAAAACAGGTCTGGCTACGTTCATGTGGTTACCTCCTTGCACATAGAGGGCTCGGTCTTCCTGGTTCAGGAAGGTCGGGCCCTTTGTGTTTGCAGGATGGCTGCCACAACATCTACAGCCAGGTATCCCCTTGAGGGGCCCCGCCTGGCTGCTCTCTTTTTCAAGCAGGTTGATACAACATAGGAGAACTGACATGAAGCGCCATTACACAAGGACTGGCAACGGCTACAAGTGCGTCTCTTGCCGACAGGAGTTCGCAGACAGGTCTTACCTAGGAAAGCACTACGTATTCGGCAAGTGCGTAAGCCCGCTGGTTCTAGGACTGACGATCGATCTCAGCGTCTCTTCCCACTACTGGGTAAAGGCGGCTTGAGACATGGCACTCACCATCACTCGGGCTCTCATCCCACACCAGGGTTACATGTGGCAGTGCAAGCTGTGTGGACAGACTTTCCACATGATTCATGAGGCAGACAAGCACGCCAACATGTGGCTGAAGAAGTGCTCAGGCAGGAGCTACAGCTAGAAGGCCCTCAGAGACTCTGCGACAGCCTCACACGGCACGGCTAGACAACTCCACACAGCAGGAACGCACAGGCCCGGAAAAACGCTCTCAGGGCCTTTTGTGTTGCCAGCGATGACAGCAACACCCGAAGGGGTCTTAGCGGCAAGGCCGAGGACCCTTCACACATGCAAGGAACAACCCACATGGAGCACGACCTATTCAAGGAGATGCATGACGTAACAGCCGAGGTTAGCTGTGGAGCAATCAATCCAGACAACGAGAAGCAGTGCGGAGAGCCAGGGATACTAAGGAGCTTTAACAGCGTCTCTCTCATCCTCTGCGAGCCCTGTGCAATCAGACTCCACAACTGGAGGAACGAGAAGACAATGAATGTGGTCAAGGAACTTGATGACGCCGGAGCTATCTCCGGCGACACACCGGGCTGGGTGTATGCACTTGAGATGAACAACGGAAACATCAAGTTCGGTACAACGGCAGACCCAAAACTGACCAGATTCAAGAGTATATCGAGAGACGACAATGACAGGATGCCCGTCAGGGTGCTGGGGATTACTCAAGGAGGTATAGGTATGGAGACGCTGACCCACGAGCGTTTCAAGTCCAGTCGAGTGCAAGACAAGGTAGAGCAGTTCCGACCAACACAAGAGGTAGTCGAGTTTGCCACTGGGCTTGGCTTCGCAGAAGAGCTGACTACCTCTCTTGAGAAGTACGCACAGTACGCAGAGAAGAACAAGCAAGGCATTCCAAGGAAGGAGAGGTAATGAAGGTCACCACTACAGAAGCAAGGAACATCCTTCCCGAACTGGTCAAGCGCGCAGAAGGGGGAGAGGCGATCGAGTTCACCACGTACGGACAGGTAAAGGCAGTGCTCATCAGCCACGAGCGATACGAGCGACTGACTAGAGACCTGTTCAAGGAATGACACCAGGGGGCCTCTAGGGAGGCCCACCCGATAGATCAATGAACGGAGGAAAGAGATGGAAGAGAAGCACAAGGATTGCAAGTGCGAGGGATGTACTAGGTACCCAATAAGCCATGGCCTGTGTGACGGTCACCGAAAGATGGCGGCAAGAGGAGAGGAACTTAGGCCGCTACGAGACAGAGCGGGTCGAATGTTCTGCGCTTTCCCCGGCTGCGAGCGTCCACACCATGCACATTCCTACTGCTGGTCTCACTACAAGCAGAGCAAGCAGAACAAGGAACTGAAGAAGATCCGCAATTGGGTTAGGAAGCAGACCGAGAAGGAGGAGAACTGATGGCACTGAAGGATAAGGCTGCCGTTTGGAAGGCACTGAGCGATGGAGAGCTGTTCAGGGTGGAGCTGGTTAACGAGGTGAGAGGACAGGTAGGGAAGTCTGGTGGTTACGCCGTTCCGTTCAGGGGCGAAGGTAAGGGATTTGTTCCAAGGGACGTGGCAACACTGCTCACCGCCTTTTCCTCCGATCCCTTCGAACTGTTCCAGACCATCAAGGCAATGCTGGAACTAGACGAGAGCGGGCAGGTAGGACCGGCACTATCCGACTACCTTTCTGAGTAACGGCCTGGAAGCAGGCCGGCCCAGAGATAACAACAATAGATGAGATACAGGGCCGCTAAGGCGGCCCTTTCTCATGCCCAAACAAGGAGACGACATATGAACAACATCTACGGTATCAAGCGACTTGCCGATGTAACACCATCCAGTGAGACACCCTTCCTGATTGAGGGTCTGATCCATCGAACCGCAACCATGATCTATGGAAGGCCCAAGGCTGGTAAGTCTTTCGTAGCTCTTTCCGCAGCAATGGCACTCGGAGAAGGAACACCTTGGCTCGGCAGGGAAGTGGAAGCCAAGGCCACACTTCTATGGGCTCTCGATCCTGGACAGGAAGACGAGACCTGGCAGAGATTCAACACGGCCTCTGGGGCCAAGGACTCTCAACTGTTCATCACTGACGTTAGGCCAGAGGACACCGAGGAATGGTGGGAAGAGTTTTCCGACGTTCTTGTCTCGTCTGGTATTGAAGTCCTGGTCGTTGACAACCTGTCTGCCCTGCTGGGACGCGGTAGCTACAACAACGATTCAGATGTAAGGCCAGCACTAGGCAGGCTTCAGGCTCTCCTAGTGTCGCGTGAATGAAGTCCTTGGACGTTTAGGTGTGGCGTGTTCGAGGATTTCGTCGGCGGTTTTGGTCCATGCGAAGGGCTGACAGCGGTCGTTGTAGGCGTCGATGTAGCGGCGGATGGCGTCGGTGAGGTCGGGGACGGAAGTGAAGGTGCCGCGGCGTATGGCCTGGCGGGTGATGATGCCGAAGAAGATCTCCACCAGGTTCAGCCACGAGCAGGAGGTGGGGGTGAAGTGCAGGGTGATCCGGGGGTTCTTCGCCAGCCAGGCCTTCACGCGGGGGTGCTTGTGGGTGGCGTAGTTGTCGGCGACCACGTGCAGTTTCACCCTCGGGTGGGCTTTGGCGACCTGCTTGAGGAAGCGGAGGAACTCGTCGTTGCGGTGCCGGTCGTAACAGGCGTCCGCGGTGATCTTCCCGGTGGCGACCTCCAGGGCCGCGAACAGCGTGGTGGTGCCGTGGCGGACGTAGTCGTGGGTGCGGCGCTCGGCCAGCCCTGGCCGCACCGGCAGCATCGGCGCTGTCCGGTCCAGCGCCTGGATCTGCGATTTCTCATCGACGCAGACCACCACCGCTTTCTCCGGCGGGGCCAGATACAGCCCCACCACATCGCGGACCTTCGCCTCGAGTTCCGGGTCGGTGGAGAACTTGAACGTCTCGCTCCGCCAGGGCTGGATCTTCCACTTCCGCCACACCTTGGCCACCGCGACGTTGGACAGACCCAGTTCGGCGCCGAGCAGCCGGGACGACCAGTGGGTCACGCCGAGCCGGTCCGGCGGACCCTCCAGGGTCCGCACCACCACTTCGGCCTCGTCCACCGTGCCGGGCCGGCCCGACCGCGGCCGGTCCTCCAGCCCGGCAAGGCCGGCCGAACGGTACCGGCCCCGCCAGGTGACGACCGTCTGCCGGGACAGCTCCAACCGCCGCGCGATCTCGGTGTTCGAGGCGCCCTCCGCGGCAAGGAGCACGATCCGGGCCCGCGTCACCAGCCCCGACGGGGACGACGGCGAGCGGACCCACGAACGCAAGACCTCACGGTCCGCATTGGCGACGGCCAACGGCAGGGCGACAGGCATACGCCATTCAACCGCACTTCCAGCCACCGTCCAAGGACTTCATTCACGCGACACTAGATGAGGGTATTGCCATCGTGCTTGTTCACCACTCCGGCAAGTTCAATGAGGAGACGGGTTCGCAGAAGAGCCCTATGGGTTCCACTGCTATTGAGGCATGGGGTCGGCAGTTCATTCAGGTCACTGATGACCAGGAGCTAAGGGTTCTCAGGGTCTACGGGAACAACACTCCCGAGAGGGAACTGGGCGTTGCCCTGGACTTCAGTGGTGAGGGAGATGACGGAGCGTTCGTGACGCTCATTGGCGAAGAGGAGACGGTAGCAATGTCGGCAGAGCACAACGAACTAGTGAGCAGGGCTAAGGCTCGGTGGGACAACCGAAAGGACAAGCAGAAGAAGCAGGGACGTTCCCCACAGCAGAAGACCCGTAAGGATGAGCGCACCCGCGCAACCGATCACGCCTCCCAGATCAAGACGTATCTAGCTGAGCGTCCTGGGGAGTGGGTCAAGCAGGGGACCATTACCAACGCTGTTGCCGGTAACCCTGGCGTACTCAAGGCTGCACTAGATAGCACAGTGAAGGCTGGAGAGGTTGAGACCAAGGTCCAAGGCCGTTCCAACCTCTACAGGCTGGCAGCGTGACTGTCGGTTCTATCTTTCTTTCTTTCCCCCCTAGCGTATATAGGTAAGAAAGAAAGATGTCTTACCTCTATACCTACCCCCGACCGAAGGACTCTCTCACTAACGGCAGGGACCTCCCGCTAGGGCGGGTCCCTCCTGCCTTGGGATCGGAGGAAAAAGAAGGGGAAGGGCTCGATCAGGTCCAGAGAGATGCACAGCTAGTGCGACTCGTACAGGGGCCTGTCGCTTAAGCGAAGGCCCGACGTACTACTAGCACAGTGAAGTGCCAACCTAACGACACCACAAGGGCTGCCATAAGGCAGCCCCCTACCAAGGAGCACAACACATGAACGTTATCAACGAGCTTAAGTCTCTTAGTCGTACCCGCAAGATTGTCAACGGGATGCTCTGGTTCATCACAGGGGGAGCAGTGTTCTACTCCCTGATGACCAGCACTCCTCTTGTCTCCAGCCATTCTCAGTGGAGTTGGTCTGGATGGATACTAGGTTTACTGACTGATGCTGCCTTTGTCCTGGCACTGTCAGCAGATGCAACGCTGTCCAAGTATGGGAAGACCGGAGGAAAGTGGCCAGGGTTCTTCCGATGGGCTACAGGAGTAGCTTCCCTGTTCCTGAACACGTGGAACTCTGTAGCCGAGAGGGATTGGGTGGGAGTAGCCATCCACTCTATCTCACCGGTCATCCTTGTCTGTGCATCTGAGGTAGCACCTATCTACCGTCGTAAGTTCAGGTACCTCGAACTAGAACTATCAGGTCCACACGTTCAAGGTTCAGAGCCGGTGGTTCAGAGTTCAGAGGTTCACTCTGATTCAAGTTCACAGGTTCGAATTGAACTAGCAGGTTCAAAGGTTCAGCCGGCTCGGGGTTCTAGTTCACAGGTTCAGGCTGATTCACCTCTGAGTTCAGGTTCTCTAGTTCAGGTTCAGTCTGGTTCTTCCTCCGGTTCAGGTTCAAACGGCGAGGCAATCCGAGCCGGGTTCACGAACTACAGGAGTGCCAGTGAAGTAGCTCGGGAAATTGGAGTAAGCAGCTCCTATGTCTCAAGGAAGTACAAGGAACTACGAGAGGAACTAGCTCTCACTGCATGAGAAAGGGGCTGCCACAAGGCAGCCCCATCCTCTGTCCTACGTCTCAAGATGAAGGAGTCTCCTTAGGGTTGAGAGCAAGCCACTTCTCCCTATCCTCCTCAGGCGGTGTGATGGAGATGCCATAAAGGAGGATCGGAGGAGTGAACGAGATCATGAGGGTTCCAGGAGCAACGTCCTCTTGTTCTACCGGTTCAACACCCTTGATGTACTTGCGTTCCAGCGTGTGGCTCATGCCCGTAGCCGAACTGAACAAGAGTGGCCCATCGGGAGACAGTATCGCCATTCCTGGGCCTGCCATGTGTTTCGTGGTGACCAGCAAGGCGTGTGCCTTACCGGGTGCGACCAGCGATCCTTTGAAGGCTTCCTCAACTGCTATACGGTGCACTCTTGAATCTGGATTCACGAGGAGGCTTCGCACCTGCTTGCGCTGATGATTCCTGGCAGCGAGAGACATGACACCGAGAGCGCCAGCACCCTGAATGGCAAACCCAATGTCGAGCATGGGATACCCGGCTATCGGTGCAGCAACAAGAGAGATGGCCGAGCCCCCAGCGAAGCCCATAGCCCAAGTGACCGTGAACCTGGGCCATATGAAAGAAAGGATCACGAGCACGACGAGTAGACCGATCCCAGTTCCCAGACCGGATGTCCAAGTCGCTGGCCGGATACCGCTGTCAACTGCTGTGAAGATCGGTACTACTGCACCCCATAGGGCGATCAACCACACGGGAACACTCCTCAAGCCCTACGCCGCTACGAACGCACGGAGTATGACAGCGTGTTCGAGCCGATGAAGGCAGTTTCCTGTTCCTGCAACTACTCGTCCTTGACGGGCTGCATGTGCAGCCCGGAGCATCGATCAGGACACCACTGGAGAGGGGAAGCTGATGCAGGTCACCATGCTCACCAAGGTCTGTGACAAGAAGGACTGCCCGACGCTCTACGCCACCGACAGGGGCACGCTCCTGGTTCAGGGGTACACCGGGGATGAGCACGGGCTGACCGTGCCCCAGGGTGAGGGAGTCGTTGAGATCCCCGTGGAACTACTGAAGAAGGCTATTGCCGATGGGGTCATCTAAATCTCTGGGTGACCTCTTCGACTCCTTCAAAAGTGAGGCGTTCCGTCTTGAGACACTGGACGACTACAGCAAGTCCGGGAGCGTGGTCGCCTACCGACTGTTCCTGGCCGGCCTACCCCAACCAGAGGACTACAACGCAGACTGGGTAGAAGAGGTTCGGGCATCAACAGCAGCCGGTAAACGCATTTACCGTGTACATGTGCTGAGTCGTCCTCTCACTCCCTATCTCCGGTTCGAACTTGGTTGGGGATACCGGAAGAACATGACCGGAGGCGAAGAGTTCTTCGTCCTGGACATCACCGGGAGAGATAATCCCCTTAGTGGCGTTGGTGACTTCTGGCTGTTCGACGGTGAAGACGTTGCCACTATGGGCTACGCCGGTGAGGGAAAGTTCCTCGGGGCTGAGGTTCTTCCTCCGGTCAGAGCAGCAGAGTTCGTCAAGTACAGAGATACGGCTCTCGCCAGGGCAGAGCCGTTCACGGAGTGGTGGGAGCGGCACGGAGAAGAGTGAGAAAGACTGAGCTTGGTACCGCACTACGGGAACTACGGAAGGCATCTGGAAAAGAGGCCAAGACCGTTGCCCGTAGTGCTGTCATGTCTGCAAGCAAACTCAGCAAAATTGAGACGGGTAAGCTCGCTCCGAGCGTCGTTGATGTTGAGAGCATCCTCACCGCT
Protein-coding regions in this window:
- a CDS encoding IclR family transcriptional regulator encodes the protein MTAETSQTLDRGLRVLKLLADTDHGLTVTELAAKLGVNRTVVYRLLATLEQHSLVRRDLGGRARVGLGVLGLAHQVHPLLREAALPALRSLAEDIGATAHLTLVDGKEALAVAVVEPTWTDYHVAYRTGFRHPLERGAAGRAILAGRGMQPAADGRGWELFADAADGAEEVPDPAGVYAEVAAAGVARADGADRTIGAGGPVNQVRYVLTQGELEAGASGAAAPLLGVPGIEGSVGVVMLADSVPERVGLRVVEAATEVADALR
- a CDS encoding MFS transporter, which gives rise to MTGVRVRDEQQVRGSAGDDGVLGRRYRALTLGIVSVVLLIAFEATAVGTAMPVAARELHGVGLYAFVFSGFFTTSLLAMVISGQWCDRSGTQAPITVGIGGFAAGLVVSGTAQSMGPFLLGRAVQGFGAGLVIVALYVVVGRAYPERLRPSVMAAFSASWVVPSIVGPLVSGTVTEQLGWRWVFLAIPVLVVLPVMVMLPALRRTAREAAEAGGSGLSGRGAAQGAAKDGRPAMNGRRIWLAAALATGAVLLQYAGQDLRPVSVVPAVAGAALLVPSALRLLPRGTFRAKRGIPTVVLMRGMAAGTFIAAESFIPLMLVTQRGLSPTLAGLSLAGGGLTWALGSYLQSRPGFEASRERLVQVGLLCTAAAIAAVPLALDHAVPAWVVAVAWSVGGFGMGLAISTIGVLLLRLSPPADAGANSAALQVSDALSNVLLVGAAGTVFAALGGGSVAPSAAGAAATATSAHPTAFAAVFLPAAALALTGAFIATRLRPGPRP
- a CDS encoding DEAD/DEAH box helicase, with product MTTTASHPHHSLSPAFPGRAPWGTAGKLRAWQQGAIDEYVAKQPRDFLAVATPGAGKTTFALTLASYLLHNHLVQQITVVAPTEHLKTQWADAAARIGIRLDPDYSAGPVSREYHGVAVTYAGVGVRPMLHRNRCEQRKTLVILDEIHHAGDSKSWGEACLEAFEPATRRLALTGTPFRSDTNPIPFVTYEEGNDGIRRSSADYTYGYGSALADGVVRPVIFLSYSGNMRWRTKAGDELSARLGEPMTKDAIGQAWRTALAPTGEWIPNVLRAADQRLTEVRKAVPDAGGLVIATDQDSARAYAKLLKELTGHKATIVLSDDTGSSKRIEKFTESDDRWMVAVRMVSEGVDVPRLAVGVYATTISTPLFFAQAVGRFVRSRRRGETASVFVPTIPMLLEFAGEMEVERDHVLDKPKKQGEEDPFAEEDKLLAEAEKGEDEATEDDMLPFEALESDAVFDRVLYDGAEFGMQAHPGSEEEQDYLGIPGLLEPDQVQLLLQRRQARHIAHSRKKPDEEADLLELPADRRPVVSHRQLLELRKKLNTLVAAYNHQSGKPHGVIHTELRKVCGGPPSAEATAGQLTERIKKVQEWATRMR
- a CDS encoding tyrosine-type recombinase/integrase; protein product: MLDELDLHLSTINNRYGRPYQRKTINAYRFAGVALHNWMTETSIEGDFTCVDVATLNRFFRWHYQTHDLPKSQDGKGGYTGGTNTLQRNLRPLFRYIEEEYDHPSPYSSPKLHRYATPPLGKPKTLSAEFVQDVLKVTGNGSSKVRDFETVRDHAVIRVLTEGLRAEELLNLRVQDLDLANHTALVVPLKGNRNSTDGRTIPLQPKTVKALTRYLRVRSSHALSESNGWLWLGTRSRKEMQYMGLYRMVKKRAEEAGYDPAAVSPHSFCHTWADDLQTAGVSGENIMAIRGWKSPAMLRRYGADMASTRAVNAVHGLGDRY
- a CDS encoding AAA family ATPase is translated as MNNIYGIKRLADVTPSSETPFLIEGLIHRTATMIYGRPKAGKSFVALSAAMALGEGTPWLGREVEAKATLLWALDPGQEDETWQRFNTASGAKDSQLFITDVRPEDTEEWWEEFSDVLVSSGIEVLVVDNLSALLGRGSYNNDSDVRPALGRLQALLVSRE
- a CDS encoding type II toxin-antitoxin system Phd/YefM family antitoxin, with the translated sequence MKVTTTEARNILPELVKRAEGGEAIEFTTYGQVKAVLISHERYERLTRDLFKE